The DNA segment GATTACTGAGCATCAGCTTTCAATCCTCGATGAGTTTATTAGTCTCCATGAGGGAATTTCTAAGGCGAGGGTGTTAGGACGCTTATTGGAGGCTTGGCAGGATGCTGGTAAGCCCATTTTGGGAGACAGGGATACGACTTTGCACGATCGTCTCTTGCAGTTTGAGCAGTTAGATTTAGATGCTTTGGTGGTAGAAAAGGTACGGGAATATTTAGATATTCATTTAGATTATTTGGTTAATAACTTAGTAGAGAATAAGTTAAGACCCATATCAACTATAGACAATAAGGAAATAGTAATAGATAATAACTTAGTTAATAATGAGTTAGTAACTAATGATTCGGAAGATGATGAAAGTTTGGCGGAGGGTAATATTGCTGATAAGCCAGAGTCAAAAGTAGTGACTGACAAAGACAATGACAAGAATGAGGACAAGGACAAGGATGAGGACAACGATAGGGATGAGAATGAGAATGAGGGGGAAGTTTTGTCTCTACCAGTGCAGGGTAAGCAACTGGGGGATAAAGAGAAAAAGCAATCTGAGGTGGTTAGTAATAAAGATATTAACCAAGATAATAACTTGCCTGAAGATGATAGTAATAAGGATGTTGAGTTAATTGATAATTTAAACAAGAAGGATACTAATAAAGATATTAACTCAGTTGATAACTTAACCGAAGGTCATATTAATAAGGATATAACCCCAGTTGATGAATTAGAACAAGAAGATATTAACAAGGATATTAACCAAGTTGATAACGTAAGTGACGAAGATATTAGTAACGTTGATCAGTTAAAAGAAGAAGATATTACTAAAGATAATAACCAAGGTGATAACTTAACGGAAGATGATATTAATAACGGCATAACCCCAGTTGATGAGGTAAGGGAAGAGGATAGTAATAAAAATATTAACCAAGTTCATAACTTAGGTTTTGAGGACATTTCTTCAGAATCAGAATCAGAATCAGAATCAGAATCACAACAAAAAGGTCATAATAAAGTTAGTAACAAAGTTAGCAATAAAGTTAGTAACAAGATAATTGATAATGATGAAGCCAAACAAGAAGTTAAGGATTCTTCCACTTCAACGGTTACAGAGGAAAATCCTGCTTCTCAATTAGTTATTACTTTAGATAAGAGTCAAGTTAATAACCAAGCTGATGTGAGTCATATTCCTGCGAAGTTTTTGGCGTTATCACAAGGGAGCGTGGAAACTAAGATATTGGCTGAGGCTCTCGGTTTCAGTTCTTCAGCAAGGGTAACTGACTTGGGTAGTGGGAAAAATAAAACTCTACTTTTTCCAGAGTTTTGGGATTATATGAAGGTAGAAAAAACTACCAAAACTGATAAGAATGGTAAGGAAGTCAATTCTTATAAATGGACTAAGAGGAAGTAATAAACTATCTGATTTGTTGGGAATTGAAGATAGAGTTTTTAGAACGATTCATGTTTAGTTCGCTTGAACTGGGCAAGTTAAAAGAATATGTTGATTTTTACTTAAATAATTCTCCTTCTCCTTATGTCGGCACTGATTCCGACTTAACTAAATATGGGTTTATTTTCATTAAAAGTAGCTACTTACATTATTTTCATTTCAATCATTTAGCATATAAAATCATTGTTACTGGTAATAATTGCCAATGGAGTTTAACTTTAGTAAGAAATGGTAAACATTATGACTACACAGAAGAAAATAGAAATATTCTTGAGACATCTTCTGTCTTAACACCTGAGTTTGACCTGCTGATAGAAGAAATACAGAAAAAATATCCCGTACAATTCATTTTTGATGATCTCAGAAAAGTAATTGAACTCAAAGAGAAATTACTAGAATTACATAATGTTATTATTCCTTTCTAATAATCAGATTATGCAAATTATCCGTGATGAATTTTGGGAATTTTGGTAACTGCCGAGGTCAAAACAAAATAGACGCAGTCTTAGAGTAAAATATTTAATCTTGGTTACTCTACATTCCGCACGTCAAAGTGTATAATTTGAGATGATGAGATTAATTACTTAGGAAACATTAATCTCAGAAAATCGGATTACCGTGGCTAATGTAATATTTAGGGTGATAACGATGTCTCAAGTTCGGGGAATAGCAGATAAATTACAACCAGAGGTAATTGTCAAGGGTTCATTATTCCCCGAACCAATCAAGATTATAACAACGATCGCGCTCGGAGAATCCCTGAAAGTAATTGGTAGTGGGGTAAAAAGTCAAAAGACTTACCAACCCATACTGAATTTAGAGCAGTTATTACAGTTGGAGATAAGTCCTGAAACAGAGCCATTTGACGGTAAAGCAGAGCATTTTCGTCTCGGTATAGAGGCTTTTAGATGGGGATTAGCCTATGAATACGATCCCTATTTTTCCTTGGCGATCGCCCGTGTGGATCCATTACCCCACCAATTAGAAGCCGTTTACGATTACTTTTTAAAGTTAGCTAGAGTACGTTTTCTCCTCGCCGATGATCCTGGGGCGGGTAAAACCATTATGGCAGGATTGTTAATCAAAGAGCTGAAAATTAGGGGTTTAGCCCAACGTATTTTAATTGTAGCCCCTGCTAATCTTACTTTTCAGTGGCAGAGGGAGTTAAAGGATAAATTTAGAGAAGACTTTGATGTGATTAAAGGGGATATTTTACGGGCTAACTACGGCAAAAACCCCTGGCAGGAAAACAATCAGGTGGTGACTTCCATCTCTTGGGTATCCCGTATCGAAGATGCTAAAGAAAGTTTATTGCGTAGTCATTGGGATTTGGTTATCGTGGATGAAGCCCATAAAATGAGTGCTTATAGTAGTGATAAGAAAACACTAGCTTACCAACTAGGGGAAAGACTATCCCAAATGACAGATCATTATCTGTTAATGACGGCAACTCCCCATAAAGGAGATCCAGCTAACTTCTGTCTCTTCTTAGAGTTACTGGATAAAGATGTCTATGGCGATGTTAAAAGTCTGGAAGAAGCGATGCAACGTAATACTGCTCTCTTTTACCTCAGACGTACCAAAGAAGCCCTCGTTACCTTCCCAGATCCCCATACAGGAGAAGTGACAAAGTTATTTACCAATCGCAGAGTAGAGACGATCGAGTTTTTCATCGATAATGATGAAAAACATTTCTACGATGCTTTAAGCCGTTATGTGGAAGATAAATCCATTAAAGCCTCTCATGATGACTCTGCCAGAGGTAGGGCTTTAGGTTTCACTATGGCAATGTTGCAAAGACGTTTTGCTTCGAGTATTTACGCTGTACGTCGTAGTTTGGAACGGATGAAAGATAAAAGGGAAGGCATTTTAGAGAATCCCGAAGCCTATCGCCGAGAGCAAATCAGTCGGAAACTACCAGAGGATTTTAACGACTTAACCGAAGCAGAACAACAACGTATTATCGAAGATTTGGAATCAGTCGTAGCATCTGTTGAACCAGAAGACTTACGGGATGAGATTGCCCAGTTATCTCGTCTCATTACCTTAGCGTTAGACCTAGAAAAACGAGAAGTAGAGTCCAAATTGGTTAAATTAAGGGATGTGATTAATCAACAGGGAATGTTTACTAATGAAGGAAAGAAAGATCGCACCTATGTACCGATGAAGTTGTTAATTTTCACCGAACATAAGGATACCCTAGACTATCTGGTAGAAAAGTTAAGGGGGTGGGGCTTGTCTGTTACCCAAATCCATGGGGGGATGAAAATTGGAGATAGGGATATTCCTAATACCCGTATTTATGCCGAAAGGGAATTTCGAGAAAGTGCACAGGTATTAGTCGCCACAGAAGCTGCAGGAGAGGGCATTAATTTACAATTTTGCTGGTTTATGATTAACTACGATATTCCTTGGAATCCCATTCGTTTAGAGCAACGTATGGGGCGTATTCACCGTTATGGGCAAGAAAAAGACTGTCTGATTTTCAACTTTGTCTCCATGAATACCCGTGAAGGTAGGGTGTTATGGAAATTATTTGAACGCATCCATGCCATAGAAAGTGATTTAGATCCTAATGGTACTGGTTTTATCTTTAACGTATTGGGAGATATTTTTCCTGCTAACCAGTTAGAGCGTTTGATTAGGGATATGTATGTAAATAATCAAACGGAAGACTCCATCAAAGCTCGTATTGTTGAACAAGTGGATAAAAAGCATTTTCAGCAAATCACTGACTCAGCCCTGGAAGGATTAGTCAAACGAGAGTTAAACTTATCGAAAATCATTGGACAAACCGCCGAGGCAAAGGAAAAACGATTAGTGCCAGAAGCTATCGCTGACTTTTTCCTTCAAGCTGCCCCCCTAGCAGGTATTCAGCCGAAGGAAGTCAAAAAACAACATCATACTTACCGTATTGGTAAATTACCCCGTACCCTTTGGAGTATCGGTGATGAATTAGAAACACGATTTGGTAAACTGGGCAGGGAATATAAGACTATTTGTTTTGACCAAAAATTATTACAAGACGATCCTACTTTAGAATGGGTAACACCGGGGCATCCCCTCTTTGAAACCGTCAGAGAATCCGTTATTCGTCAAACCCAAGAGGCTTTGGCAAGGGGAGCGGTATTTTATGACTTAAAACGGACTTCCCCTAGTTGTTTGGATGTTTTCAGTGCTTCTATTACCGATGGAAAGGCGAGATCGCTCCATCAACGCTTATTTGTGGTAGAAACCACAGACACAGGGGAAATGTATATTCGTCAACCAACCATCTTCCTTGATTTAACCTTACCCGATGGAGAAGTTAACATACCCGATAAAAACCTTTTACCGAACCGTCAACAAGTAGAACAAGCCTTGTTAGAGAAAGCCTTAGAGTCTTTTTTAACCGAAATCAAAGCCCAAAGAGAAAAAGAAATAACTACCATTGAAAATCATTTAGAAATCAGTCTAAATACCGTGATCGATCGAGTACAATGTCAGTTTGCGGAATTAATTATGCAGAAGGAATCAGGTTCAACAGAAACAGGATTAGACGGCAGAATCCAACAGTTTGAAAATAGACTATTTGAATTAAATGGGCGTTTAGAGTCTCGTCGAGAGGCATTACAGCAAGAAAAAAATTGTACCATCGGCAATATTCATCATCATGGTAGAGCATGGGTAATACCCCACCCAGAACGTCATTCTCCCGAAATAGCGAAAATGGTTAGTAATGCTGAAATTGAACGTATTGCCATCGAGAAGGCGATCGAATTTGAACAACAGAGAGGTTGGAAGGTTGAAAGTGTGGAAACCCAAAACAGGGGGTTTGATTTAATTTCCCGTAAACCCCACACAGAAGACGAACAAACCGCAGTAGCAGTAAGGTTTATCGAGGTAAAAGGAAGGGCAGGGGTTGATGGAGTAGCTTTAACCAATAACGAATATAAGAAAGCTAGTCAACTAAAGGATGATTATTGGCTATATGTAGTTTTTAACTGTGCTACTAATCCCGAAATACACTTAATTCAAAATCCTGTTAAGTTGGGGTGGAAACCATTAATTAAAGTTGAACATTATCAGGTGGATGCTAAGGAAATCTTAGAATTTAGAATGTAACATTCAGAATCTATCGCAGTTCTAACACTACCCTGAAACCTGCCGTATGATATGACCTAATAGAAGTTCTCATAACTATCTTCATCTAAGATACCTTCATCATCATAATAGTCATCATCCGGTTCATTATAGGTTTCATCATAATAGTCATCTTCCCAATTATCTTCCGAGTCTTCTTTATAATTGTTATTCTGTGTTACTGGTTGTTGATAGGCATAATTAGCACCATAACTGGGTGTAGTTTGATTATTATTGATCCAGCTATTTTGACATTTAGGACATTTAATTGTTGCCGTATTGCTTAAAGTGTTAGGAATGCGGAGTTTTTGGCTACAATAACGACAGTCGATAATTATTTTACTATTCATATACTACTATACGTATCTAATTGAAAATATTAATAGTTAGAATATATCACATTTCTAACATATATATAGATTAAGATTTACTAACCAATAGTGAATATTTGTTACAAAATGAGGTAAAACTAATATCTAGTAAGGTATTAATAAGCAATCCATGACCAGCTATCCTAAGCGACTAATTGAAGTTGATCTCCCCATTAAACAAATATCTGCCCATGCGAGACGGGAAAAATCCATTCGTCACGGGCATATCTCTACTTTACATATTTGGTGGGCTAGACGACCATTAGCGGCTTGTCGGGCGGTGATTTGTGCCTCT comes from the Geminocystis sp. NIES-3708 genome and includes:
- a CDS encoding protein NO VEIN domain-containing protein translates to MSQVRGIADKLQPEVIVKGSLFPEPIKIITTIALGESLKVIGSGVKSQKTYQPILNLEQLLQLEISPETEPFDGKAEHFRLGIEAFRWGLAYEYDPYFSLAIARVDPLPHQLEAVYDYFLKLARVRFLLADDPGAGKTIMAGLLIKELKIRGLAQRILIVAPANLTFQWQRELKDKFREDFDVIKGDILRANYGKNPWQENNQVVTSISWVSRIEDAKESLLRSHWDLVIVDEAHKMSAYSSDKKTLAYQLGERLSQMTDHYLLMTATPHKGDPANFCLFLELLDKDVYGDVKSLEEAMQRNTALFYLRRTKEALVTFPDPHTGEVTKLFTNRRVETIEFFIDNDEKHFYDALSRYVEDKSIKASHDDSARGRALGFTMAMLQRRFASSIYAVRRSLERMKDKREGILENPEAYRREQISRKLPEDFNDLTEAEQQRIIEDLESVVASVEPEDLRDEIAQLSRLITLALDLEKREVESKLVKLRDVINQQGMFTNEGKKDRTYVPMKLLIFTEHKDTLDYLVEKLRGWGLSVTQIHGGMKIGDRDIPNTRIYAEREFRESAQVLVATEAAGEGINLQFCWFMINYDIPWNPIRLEQRMGRIHRYGQEKDCLIFNFVSMNTREGRVLWKLFERIHAIESDLDPNGTGFIFNVLGDIFPANQLERLIRDMYVNNQTEDSIKARIVEQVDKKHFQQITDSALEGLVKRELNLSKIIGQTAEAKEKRLVPEAIADFFLQAAPLAGIQPKEVKKQHHTYRIGKLPRTLWSIGDELETRFGKLGREYKTICFDQKLLQDDPTLEWVTPGHPLFETVRESVIRQTQEALARGAVFYDLKRTSPSCLDVFSASITDGKARSLHQRLFVVETTDTGEMYIRQPTIFLDLTLPDGEVNIPDKNLLPNRQQVEQALLEKALESFLTEIKAQREKEITTIENHLEISLNTVIDRVQCQFAELIMQKESGSTETGLDGRIQQFENRLFELNGRLESRREALQQEKNCTIGNIHHHGRAWVIPHPERHSPEIAKMVSNAEIERIAIEKAIEFEQQRGWKVESVETQNRGFDLISRKPHTEDEQTAVAVRFIEVKGRAGVDGVALTNNEYKKASQLKDDYWLYVVFNCATNPEIHLIQNPVKLGWKPLIKVEHYQVDAKEILEFRM